The Papaver somniferum cultivar HN1 chromosome 3, ASM357369v1, whole genome shotgun sequence genome includes a region encoding these proteins:
- the LOC113360007 gene encoding protein MAINTENANCE OF MERISTEMS-like, translating to MKNKFEIKLREQPVAESGVELEGVKHNDQEEVGVETNREGNENEIVEEETNNDEDEEESKETDDDDHTRRGKLLKRQRGKYWPLSKECASLRNLVVSTGLGPGILHLQSGYDSVVVSAFRERYWVETDTFHLPFEDMTITPDDVNQITDLEVEGKSVFEGFDNNMSWTDLYILVQETLGWGKDETEMEFQLAGGYDPVEPHKPKIIKKLLLKNLRNKFEGTSAKERASQVMDETTVRRTSIAYLLYSLGTVFFPDNSGNRVNVHYLQMLKNLDNIKNYSWATSTFAYLLDIPRKASRVGATEIAGNIALLMAWVYDHFPSLRPPTEWEEHDYGPTGKKFKFTGRQLRNKEEKLIQMRKKIDVFTVEDVIFDLI from the exons atgaagaataagtttgaaattaagttgAGGGAACAACCTGTGGCTGAATCTGGAGTTGAGTTAGAAGGAGTGAAACATAATGATCAAGAAGAGGTCGGAGTCGAAACTAACCGTGAAGGCAACGAAAATGAAATTGTGGAGGAAGAAActaataatgatgaagatgaagaagaatctaAAGAAACCGATGATGAT GACCACACAAGACGCGGTAAATTGCTCAAGCGTCAAAGGGGTAAATATTGGCCATTAAGTAAAGAATGTGCTTCGCTTCGCAATCTAGTGGTTAGTACAGGACTAGGGCCTGGAATTCTTCATTTGCAATCGGGGTATGATAGTGTTGTGGTCTCTGCCTTCAGGGAAAGATATTGGGTTGAAACCGATACGTTTCATCTTCCATTTGAAGACATGACAATAACACCGGACGATGTGAATCAAATTACTGACCTTGAAGTTGAAGGAAAATCTGTGTTTGAAGGTTTCGACAACAACATGTCTTGGACTGACCTTTATATCCTTGTTCAGGAAACACTTGGGTGGGGGAAAGATGAAACTGAGATGGAGTTTCAGTTGGCTGGTGGTTATGACCCTGTTGAACCACATAAACCCAAAATCATCAAAAAGCTATTGTTGAAGAATCTGAGGAATAAGTTTGAAGGAACATCAGCAAAGGAAAGGGCAAGTCAGGTGATGGATGAAACAACAGTTAGGCGTACATCCATAGCgtatttgttgtattctcttgggACCGTATTCTTTCCCGATAACTCGGGAAATAGGGTCAATGTTCATTACCTACAAATGTTGAAGAATTTGGACAACATCAAAAACTATTCGTGGGCCACCTCAACCTTTGCATATTTACTTGACATCCCAAGAAAGGCCTCTAGGGTTGGAGCTACTGAAATTGCCGGGAATATTGCGCTTTTAATG gcATGGGTTTATGACCACTTTCCAAGCCTGAGACCTCCTACTGAGTGGGAAGAACATGATTATGGCCCTACGGGAAAGAAGTTCAAGTTCACTGGCAGACAACTAAGGAACAAAGAGGAGAAGCTCATTCAAATGAGGAAGAAAATAGATGTTTTCACTGttgaagatgttatctttgaccTTATTTGA